The Primulina huaijiensis isolate GDHJ02 chromosome 6, ASM1229523v2, whole genome shotgun sequence genomic sequence GTGTTCAAATAATGGGAAACGCATTTAAAACCATATTCATAGTTGGGCCTACCACACAGCCCAAAAAAAACTCCAagagaattcaattaattagAACCATGGGGGTAAATCCGTAAAACTACATCATGTTGGATATTTGTTGTGTTTGGATTGCTACTATTGCATTCGTATTTAGATTTTAATTCGAAAGGACATTAATGAAAGAGATGTCAGGGTTAGCACCATAACTATgtttagatattatatttaaatctaCTCGTCACGTCACtgccttctttttttttatttttaattaatatttaaattaaaccATTCAGGTGATTTAGTTTACTctacaaatatcatttttcagtcatattaagtgtaaatttttttaaaaaaaacaaattattgatttttcttctatgaatttgtaaaattttggaaacaaaaaaattattcgtattattttaatcatttaCAAATACTGTCTAAATCACACGCTCCTTCCGTCTAAGCTTGTGtgtttcatttaaattttttttggaaatgtaAGTTTATAAAAAGAATTCTTATTTCATCCTTATTTAAtggatattttattataattaaataaaaaaaatcgaactgAGACAtgtgaaaatatgaaaattgaaCTGAGACATGTGAAAAAGAGGAAACAAATGAATTTAAGAGACATAATTGAATGACCATTGTTACATATTATtacatgacaaaaacttgtgtgagacggtttcacgtaTCGTactttgtgagacagatatcttatttggatcattaatgaaaaaatattactttttatgctaagaattttattttttattgtgaatatatataggattgactcgtcttacaaataaaaattcgtgatatCGTCACACTTAAAACCTACTCGTGTTAAATAAACTAACAAAGTTAAAGATctcatattaaattaaattacataaacaataATAAAAGCTTTTAAGAATCCTTAACACACAGCATGACAGGCGACAGCAAACTCAACAGCCAGTTTGTTCGCCGAATACACTGACAAAGGGCATAAATGTCATTTCAGCCCCACCTCCATCACCTTCTCTTTCACGTACACTCTTCACTTTGCACTAAAAAGCTTCTCCCTTCTCGCTGCAACCCAAGCAAACCCCCATTTCATTCTCGCTGCAGGACCTTTGCTTCAGATGACTACTCGAACCGGGTCGCACCAGTTAAGCAATGGCTTGTTTGTTTCGGGTCGTCCGGAGCAGCAGTTCAGGGAACGGCAGCCGACTATGGCTTCACGCGCCGTCCCGTACACCGGTGGTGATGTGAAGAAATCCGGCGAGCTCGGGAAAATGTACGGCGTCGGGGATCACCCGAACACACCGACGGCACCGCCGAAGCTTCCCTCCCGTCCTCCGTCCTCTTCTCAGCATAACAGTGGATCTGCCAGATCCGGGCCGAATTCTGGCCCCGTACCGCCGACGTTGTCCAACTCCGGGTCAATGAATAAGAAGTCATCTTCCTCCTCTTTCTCAGGTCCTCTGACGCCTATTCAACCCACGGGCCTCATCACATCGGGTCCATTGGGCTCTTCCAACTCCAATCGCCGCTCAGGCCAGCTCGACGCGCCCTCAGCACCGAGCTCGTTCAATAAAAACATGTACGGTTCCGCTGTTACGAGCTTGGGGGAGGAGGTGAAGTTAGGGTACAGGTTTTCGAGGGTTATAATGTGGGTATCCTTGGTGGTGGTTGTTATGGGACTGGTGGTTGGAGCTTTTCTCCTGGCGTCGGTGAAGAAGGCGGTGGTTTTGGTGGCTGTGGTTGCCGCTTTAGTGGCTGCCTTGATTATTATAATCTGGAATTTTGGTTATAAAAAATATGGGGTATTACAGTTTTTAAGGAAGTATCCTGATGCCGAGCTGAGGGGTGCCATCGATGGACAGTACGTCAAGGTCACGGGGGTAATTTTTCTAGACCTGATTTTTACTgtttttgtgatattttcatGATAGTAATGGTAGAAATTGCTTGTTATTATATTTGAGCTACTGAGATTAATTGATATTTATTGAGGAATTAAGTTGGTGAGTAGTCATCGGTTTGGTCTGAATCTATTTAGGGAAGTCTAAGGATCTATATTTGTGTACCATTTTAGAATTTCTTGAAATCAATTACCTTCATATCATCTGTTCAACAATCCTCTGTTATCCCAAATTTATTCTGTTCCATCCATGTTAAATTGAAGCATAATTCTATCTTGAAGTCATCCACTTCGATAAGTAAAGAGGGCCCACTTTTCGGCCGTACTAACCATGGATTACTTAGTTGAAAACTTGAAATGGTACAAGGATAGGACTTCTTTTTTAGTAAATGGGAGGACAGTTGTTACCTCTGTAATATGCTTATTTCAAGTTGATTCTATGTAATATGAAAAGAGGTACAGGTGCTAATTTCTTTGACTTTGTGAAATCCTGGTTCAATTTTTACTTGCTGCTGAGGTTATTGAAATCTTTATGCATTCTCTAGTATCACTTTAGACTTGTTGAtcagaaatattttgttttggttcTAAACTTCTAATGGCTTATATAATTCTGGAGAATCCGAAGGATTTATTTTGCAATACTAAATACAATATTAATGTGTAAAAGCGGTTTGTCAATCTTTTGTTGCATGATGACAGCTGAACAAAAGGattgattaatatatataaccCTTTGGGTCGCTAGTTGTCTTCTACGTCACCTACCGAACACTTACCCCACGTGGCAAAATATTTAGGTACCAAATATACGCTTTAAGATTGTCTTGTTCATGTCATATAATTTCTTCCTGAATGCCTTGACCATTCATTAACATGTGATGACTCATTTCTCCTAAATATGTTAGTTTGAGATGCATGGCATTAAATTCCAGGAGATCTCTCTAAGTCTCTTGTCTTATGACTCTCATCAAAGTTAAGTGTGTAGAATTTTAGAAGATTTAGATCTTTACAATATTTGTAATAATAAGTCAGATGCACAACAGAGATATGGTGGATAATATTCCGgtgtaatttgaatttttattttccaaagTAATAAGTACAGCTATCTTTAGAGGAATGCAAATATATCAGTCCGAACACTGACTTATCAAATGTAGGTGGCATCGTTTTCTGTCGTCTATGATTTAATAAGCTACTGATGATATTGCATACACATCGTTGTGTATATCTAATTTAGTTATATGTCCCAAAAAATGCCATCTGGCACTCCAAGCAGGCAGTTATGTGATTGTAAATAAGCTGGCAACCTATAATCATAAAGTTGAAAAGAGCAATGATTTGTCCAATCTGGATCTTCTTTTGATCCAGTGCCCATTAGCCAGTATTTACGTGTCAATCATCTACATAGCACGTTACCACCGTTACCGTATTTTTCGCATCTGGCTTTCTCTTTACTGATTCGTTGgcagttattttattttgaatccgGTCGCATGAATTCGAGTTCATTTATTGTGTATCACTTAACTTTAGGATACCGTGGTAACCAAGATTGGACATTTTCTTTCCATTGGCCATTTTTCTTTACTGTCTCATTGGCAATTATTTTTACTTTGAAATGGGTCGCATACATTGGAGTTCATGTTTTTGGACATCACTTGAGATTATGACACACAGATACAGTGGTAACCATGTTTCAAACCAAATCAAATTGATAAAGGTTTGAAACAAATCAACTAGAAACATTCCTTATGAGAAAAAGGTTACTCATAAGAAATTCTTCTTACATGGGAAGACAATTCCTATTCTTTGGGATCTCACCAGTTTCAATTCGTTTTTTGGCTTTTCGACTcatgatatgttatgaaaaaggttacaaatttttttttgttgcctAGTATTGTTTTTGCATTATGTGCTGCTGCTCTACCCAACTCAGTGAATTTCCATGATTGTATGCACAGGTTGTCACTTGTGGGAGTATACCTCTTGAAACGTCATTCCAGAAGATTCCAAGATGTGTATATGCTTCCTCGGAATTATATGAATACAGAGGCTGTAGTGGAAAACCTGGGAATCCTACACAATGTTTTTTCTCTTGGAGATGCAGTCATTCAGAGGTCAGTTATCaaattatattgaattttttgaagtGATACACGAAACTATGAACTGTTGCATTTTCTATGACATGTAGACGATTTCACTTTTATCGGATGCATTAGTGTATACTTATATATGGAACTtccttttaaaaaatacatactCTTATATGAAACTTGAATGTGTGAGCTTTTGTTTTATTGACTTGAGCAATCTTTCAGCTTCGTGATCAATCACATTTTTGTTCCATTCACAGAAATATGTGGCTGATTTTTACATATCAGACTTCCAATCAGGATTAAGAGCTTTAGTAAAAGCAGGTTACGGTGCTAAGGTTGCGCCATTTGTCAAACCAACTACAGTTGTCGATGTAACCAAAGATAATAAAGATTTGTCTCCGACCTTTCTGCACTGGCTTTCTGACAGAGGTTTGTCGAGTGGCGACCATGTACTGCGCCTTAAAGAAGGGTAATAAACTTTGTCAACACGGtgcatattaatatttatatatctaCTGATTAGCACATGACATCTGATTTCTATTTCTCTTTTGTTAACATCCTCCTTGTTTGATTTCCATTTACCCATGATATTAGACATTTTACGCACCCAAAAATACTAGTAAATATTCTTCTTCTATGTCGGGGCTAGAAACTAAAACCTAACTAGAATCAACATGTCCTTACTTGGAAATGTTACTACGGTGTGTTACTACGGTATACTGTAGTTTCGTCACATTATTGTTAGAACTTACTTTTTCTCATATGTTCAAAGCTATGAAAGCTGATCGATctaataatgattttaaatagtaACACACCCCCACATTTAAGATGCAAATCGGGGAATATATGTCCAGCTTATTATTGGAACTTGGAAGTGTGCATGTACAAGTCCATGTTGGTGACATTTGAGTAACAAAGGCCCAAAAGGTACAAACCCTGGTCTAactttgatgaaatatttaagGCTGCATAGGTAGCTCTAAAACTTGTGATTTCCTATTCTGACACGatgttaaaaatcatttttctcaAAGATTCAAGCTCATGAGAGATTTCCGATCTTTACTTGTATGTatattaacaattataaaaaagcACGACTTGGAATCTTGAGTTCATAACCTTTTCAAACTGATTCtgttgttttaatttttctttgcaGCTGTATCAAAGAAGGAAGTACTGTAAGTGTAATGGGGGTTGTTAGACGCCACGATAATGTGCTCATGATAGTTCCACCCACCGAGCCTATCTCATCAGGCTGCCGCTGGCTCTGTTTCCTTCTCCCAACCTACATTGAAGGCCTTATATTAACATGCTCAGAAAGCCAAAATGGTGAGGTGATCCCTGTATAGATGCACCACCTCTTTACTCAATCTACACACTGCGAGTGAATATTAGAATCACCTGGTGGTGGAAGAATCCCACCAACCGCTGTGTATTCCTGCATGAAGAAGATCAAGATCTTGTAAAAGTGTCCATGTGCttggtatgtatatatatgcatatatatacatacatacagtATCGTAGAGGTGTATGCGAGGAAATGAGTTCTTTCCTGAGCAGATAGGCAGCTATGTATTATGCCAGTTTGGTTTCTGTAATTTCTCGTGGTGTTTTTGTTCGTTACTGTACAGGAGTTGTTAAGGCTATCCTGGCCTTGCCTCTAGTTATTTGCATCCATGTTTTTTATGTGCCTAACGGTTTGGTCTTATCTTTTAAATGAATCataattaaaagttaaaatcATCTTGCTAAATATTTCTGGAAAAGCGGAGGAAAATCTATTCACTGGTGGATCTTGTAAGCACCAATCCAGCTAAAGTTTGAAATTAGATAGACTTGTTGCCGCAAGTATTTGTCTAAGATCGATGATACGAAACATAATCCAAATGATATTACAAATTAAGAAGAATACAATAACTTGAGCACATATAGCTacacaaaaatcgtaaaatGTATTCGTATATGATTTGATTGAATTATTTGCTTACAACACTAATACTAGGATAAACTAGTATGAATCACATGCAAGTGTTTGTCAAAGATTATAGCGTAGTCACAAAGAACATACAGTTTAGGATAAACCTAGAAAGGCAAGAGCTTGAcatactaataaaaaaaaacatgtatgaAATATATGTAGACCGACAAGCCAAATGGGTATTCCCATCTTCAAAACAGGCCGCAACATTTCTGCACATTACAGAACTGGTTTTAGATGAGATCAAATTAAAGGAGGATATATACATTATTATCAAGACAACATGACATTTAAGCACCAATTATCTTGGTTTGTTAAAATTGTATATCTTAAACGGATTGCATTACATGTTTTTAGGAAACTaagatcattttttaaaatgttttaggCAGAATGAAGGATAAAAATTACATtagaaatatcaaaattatttttgtattttatttgaaaaattattttaaatatattttgtaactgtgtttacatttttttttaattgaagtGGGAAACGTTAGAAATTTAAATGTGCCCGTACATACCTTTCCCCGGGTATTTTCTTTGTGGCTAGACTCATGGTATCTGTTCACAACCTGCTGCACACTCAAAGAGGGGAATTTAGCAGCCGCGATTTGCTTCTCCTCCTTCACCTTGTTGAAGATTACCGTAAAACCTTCCGCTGATCTCGGATTCTTTTCATCCCATTCCCCGAATTTAGGCACAGCCACCGATCTACAAGACTGTTCCCTTCCTCCATCAATATCAGATCAACATCCACACAAACACAATTATTAAACAAGATTACTCACATTATCATCGGCATAATCCACTGGAGATAGCGGCGGGATGTGGCTGCGATCGGATCTTTCGCGCTGGTGTTTGGGCTTAAAGATTGAATTCACAGAACTATCATGAGATGTGGCTTTGTCGCTGCCTGATGTAGAAGATGTGCTTTTGTAAGTGCTACTTTTCAGCTGATCGGAAGTGTTTCTTTTGTGGAAACGATTCTTTTTGGGCACGGAAGACTTGCCAGAAGGTGGAGCTGCTACCATGGTGAAGGCTTCTGGATTTTCCTGCGGATCGTTAGGGTTTATCCTGATACCGTTGGCTTTCTCCTTGCGCGCATTCTCGAAGCAGGCTGTGTACGGTACGTTCTCCCCGTCCCAGTTCCCGAACATAGGAACGTGTGATCGTTGTTGCTGCATAGTAAACGTTAACTAATCTAGCTGGAACAAAGACTTGTGCGTTGTGAAGATTTAATCGTTAAGTTAATAGAAAAATTTACATGTAGGATTTAATATTTCTATCCAACTACAACATGAGAATAagcaattaaagaaaaatactcACATCCATTAATCTTTATTAAGTTCCCCTTTGTTTCTGATCGTTGAGAGCCGCAGACGATCTcgtttatgcataaaaatatagtGGGAGAGAATGTATGAAAAACAAGAGGAGAAGTAGAGTTTGCGTGTGGGTCCATTGTAATTTGTAGCGGAGAACCCGATGAATTTGGGCATGCTTAACTTTGTTTTCGATGATTGTAAGATCCGTCAATAAACGAAGAGAATCCTCAGTATTTGTTGTTTCCGTCGTACGTGAACAAACGTCGTCATTTATTATGCATACTGATACTATACGAAGTTTGAACTCGATCTTATGCACATTTGGATTGGAGGATGTgagatacatacatatataaaacGATCATCATCATCAATGAGAAGTCAGAAAACTCATTTCTCTATGTGATAAAAGTAACCCCTAAAATGTTAAATGCTTACACACATTCTCTTATATATATTTCACTTGAAAACAGGACAAAAAAAGGCAATTAACCGTATTCCCTACGGTTTTGATAGCATCAGACACGCCAATTATACAACACTCAAGAAATCCCGATCGTCTTGTTCAATATCCACAATGTAAGAGAGAGCTGGATCGCGAAGATTGTGTGTAACCATGTCCTATCCAGCATAAAGCCATACACGGTAATTCCAGCTGTGTTGTGCTCGAAATATGTTACTGAAACACAAAAAGCCCATAAAAAAAATGTTCTCGTTGAATGCTGACTTCAATAAGTTTAGCAGTTACTTACCTAGTGCTTGCCTTTTCTGGTAAGACACAGTGTTTGCAAAAATCGGCACCAAGTTTGTGTTGTCCAACACGTTATCTCCATCTCCTACTTCATTATCGGAATCCGTCCAGTTGGCAGCAGTAACCGGATACCGTGCCACGTCAGCTGAAACAATCTGAGTCGTTGGGATGTCATCAATTAGAGCATCAAACGAATCGATTGTGGCACAGGCATGCCACTTAGCCGCAAGAGTTGTAACCGCCTGTGCTCTATGTGTTATCTTTGCCGCACTTCGCAAGCAGATTAAAAGCCCAGTTACCAGAGTTATGGAACACAACTGCATGACAGAAACAGAACAAGTCAAGAACTTCACTACATATTTCTTGAATGTCACGTGAAATAGATTAAAGAGCTGGTGATGCGGGATTACCGCGAGTTCTCCAGCTGTTGGGATGTTGACTCTGGAACTCGGTTCAGTTGTAATGAGCAAGGAAACAAACTGGCTTATTGTTACTAGGATTAGAGTCAACAAAATGAAAACTCTAAACCTATGACTTATGATCCGAAGATTTCTTCTGATCCTGAGATGTTCGATCAAGATTGAAGCAACATCAGATTCACGTTCAAAGACTTGAGCAAAGTCCTCTAACCTTAGTATTTGAAGGTAACACGTAAGGCGGAAGAGTACACAGACGAGGAAACATATCGAGGTACGATATAGCCACGAGCACATCAGTAGCATGCAACCGATGACTTTGCACAGAAGCGTGTTGTATGGGTAGGGGATTTGGTTTCCTCCGGAGGCGAACCACCATATCTGGTATGCGCAGTGGGCAAGGAAACAGGGGAGAACAAAAGCTGAAAGGAGCTTCATTGATCTCTGCGTCGACAAATAAACAGacttaaaatttgagaatgATCT encodes the following:
- the LOC140978131 gene encoding uncharacterized membrane protein At1g16860-like, which codes for MTTRTGSHQLSNGLFVSGRPEQQFRERQPTMASRAVPYTGGDVKKSGELGKMYGVGDHPNTPTAPPKLPSRPPSSSQHNSGSARSGPNSGPVPPTLSNSGSMNKKSSSSSFSGPLTPIQPTGLITSGPLGSSNSNRRSGQLDAPSAPSSFNKNMYGSAVTSLGEEVKLGYRFSRVIMWVSLVVVVMGLVVGAFLLASVKKAVVLVAVVAALVAALIIIIWNFGYKKYGVLQFLRKYPDAELRGAIDGQYVKVTGVVTCGSIPLETSFQKIPRCVYASSELYEYRGCSGKPGNPTQCFFSWRCSHSEKYVADFYISDFQSGLRALVKAGYGAKVAPFVKPTTVVDVTKDNKDLSPTFLHWLSDRGLSSGDHVLRLKEGCIKEGSTVSVMGVVRRHDNVLMIVPPTEPISSGCRWLCFLLPTYIEGLILTCSESQNGEVIPV
- the LOC140978133 gene encoding RPM1-interacting protein 4-like; the protein is MDQQRSHVPMFGNWDGENVPYTACFENARKEKANGIRINPNDPQENPEAFTMVAAPPSGKSSVPKKNRFHKRNTSDQLKSSTYKSTSSTSGSDKATSHDSSVNSIFKPKHQRERSDRSHIPPLSPVDYADDNSCRSVAVPKFGEWDEKNPRSAEGFTVIFNKVKEEKQIAAAKFPSLSVQQVVNRYHESSHKENTRGKKCCGLF
- the LOC140978132 gene encoding uncharacterized protein, whose protein sequence is MEESAKEALIQENKSISPSHSFHEANLESTSYSYSLKWVFLDYSNIWRTGISWSMFFLLNIAVPIVSHFIFYCSDCDLTHQRPYNVIVQSSLSLFAALSFICLTSFGRTYGLRRFLFLDKLCDESEKVRQGYALQLQRSMKLLSAFVLPCFLAHCAYQIWWFASGGNQIPYPYNTLLCKVIGCMLLMCSWLYRTSICFLVCVLFRLTCYLQILRLEDFAQVFERESDVASILIEHLRIRRNLRIISHRFRVFILLTLILVTISQFVSLLITTEPSSRVNIPTAGELALCSITLVTGLLICLRSAAKITHRAQAVTTLAAKWHACATIDSFDALIDDIPTTQIVSADVARYPVTAANWTDSDNEVGDGDNVLDNTNLVPIFANTVSYQKRQALVTYFEHNTAGITVYGFMLDRTWLHTIFAIQLSLTLWILNKTIGIS